Within the Acinetobacter radioresistens DSM 6976 = NBRC 102413 = CIP 103788 genome, the region TAGTTACTTGAATTGCTTGATAACCATCAGTTTCAAGCGTTTTGATTTGCGTGATGCGGTTTGGATCAACTTCGATCACTGTAACTGGCACAGAGACGCCGGCTTCTGTGAAGATACGGGTCATACCGCACTTGCGACCGACTAAACCAATAGCCATGTGTGTAAACCTCTAAAAAAGCGGCTTAATTAACTTAGGAGCTAATTAACCGAAAGCCTTAACCCAATGCGATCTGAACGTCAACACCAGCCGCAAGATCCAATTTCATCAGCGCATCAACAGTTTTGTCTGTTGGCTGAACGATATCGATCAGACGTTTATAGGTGCGGATTTCGTACTGATCACGCGCATCTTTGTTTACATGCGGTGAAGTAAGAACGTTGAAGCGTTCGATGCGAGTAGGCATCGGAATTGGACCACACACTTGTGCGCCAGTACGCTTAGCGGTTTCTACGATCTCTTGAGCAGATTGATCAATCAGACGATGATCAAAAGACTTAAGACGGATACGGATTCTCTGGTTAGACATACCAGTAAACTCCAAGCCAAAATATATAAAGAATCACCCTTGACGCACCTCACCTATTGGTAAGTGTCAAAGGCAGTGAAAATCACTAAGGTCATGATCGATGCCACGACTGTCACGATCCTAACAACTTTATTCGCCGTTAGTGCCCCAAATTTAGGGGTTGCTCATTATAACGATTGTTTAACTCTTACGCAATTCTCTTTTTCAATTTTCCTGATTTTATCTGGGTGATTTGATATTTAAGGAGCACTGGCATGTTAACTACGCAATACGTATTGAATCGCTTCATTCAAAATAGAGTTCCCCACGACAAACTGTTCGGAAACCGATTTTTTTAAGTGTATGGTGGACTGTATGTAATCACCGTTGAATATGGATAACTCCTCATCATCATCCAGAAAAAGCCTCAAGGTATTTGGAGTGATTTCTGGATGGAACTGGAAACCAAGTACATTTTTTCCGACCTGGTACATCTGGTTGGCACACGCAGGATTTTCTGCTAACTGGATAGCCCCGTGAGGAATTTCAAATGTTTCCCGATGCCATTGCATTACTTCGAACTGGGCAGGTAGAGCAAAACAGTCTTTGGGAACAGTTCGGCTACGATAAACTGTAGTCCAGCCAAGTTCCTGATGATGATTAGGCTTAACTTTTGCACCCAGCGCATTGGCAATCAACTGTCCGCCCAGACACAGACCAATTGCCGGTTTTCCAGCTGAAATATAACGGCGAATCCACTGCTTTTCTACTTTTAACCATGGATAGAGTGCTTCATCATTTACACTCATTTTTCCACCCATGACAATTAGCAAGTCGACATCATCAATATCAGGCAGAGCCTCAAGATCTACGGGAAGGTTAAAAGGCAAGGCAAAAAATTCTGTTGCACTAATCTGGGCTTGATGCTGACGTAAAAAATCGTAACAACTTCCAAAACCCTCACCGGCAATATGTTGAAAATAATGGACCTTTAAATTTTTTCATAGTATTGACCAATCATTAATGTATTAGCCAAATATTTGCAAAAATGACGCCAATTTTGGATAAGTGGAAAATTGATTACGCATTTTCACAAATTCATTTGCAAAATCTGGAAAAATCACTTTATCTGTCATTTTAATCCACATTAGCGTTACCAGTTTATTATGTCTAAAATTCAGAATAAACAGACGTGCCTAGTTCACGCACCACGTAAAGCTCCTCAATATATTGAAACAGTGCAGCCTCCCCTCTTTCGTGCATCCACTATCATTTTTAAAAACACCGATGCCCTGTTTAACCGGCACTGGACTGATGCATATGATTATAGTTATGGCACACACGGTACACCGACAACTTTTACCCTGGCAGATAATATTGCCCAGATTGAGGGTGGGCAGCACAGTCTGCTTACCCCTAGTGGGCTATCAGCAATTAATCTGGTCAATTCCTGTTTCTTAAGTCACGGGGATGAGGTGTGGGTTCCAGACAATATTTATGGTCCAAACATGGAGCATTTGCGCAATCTGCATCAACGTTATGGTATTGAGGTTAAAATTTATAATGCGCTGGAGTATGAAAGTTTTCAGCCTACTTCAAAGGCCAAACTTTTATGGCTGGAAGCAGCAGGATCAGTCAGTCTGGAGTTTCCAGATTTAAAAAGACTGGTTAGAAAAGCCCGGCAGTCAGGAATACTTACTGCACTAGATAATACCTGGGGAGCCGGTCTTGCTTTTAATGCTTTTGATTTCTCTGATGAGCATTTGAGTGTAGATCTGACAGTCCATGCCCTGACCAAATACCCAAGTGGCGGTGCTGACATTCTAATGGGAAGTGTAGTTACACATGACCGGAAACTATATCAACAACTGTTTCGCATGCATGCCATTCAGGGAATCTCGATTTCTGGAGATGATGCAGCCCAGATACAACGCAGTCTGGCTCATATGCAACTTCGCTATCGGCAGCAGTCTGCCAATACCATTGTGCTCTTGAACTGGTTGAAGCAGCAGCCTGAGTTTGTACAGGTATTACATCCCGCAGATGAAAATTCACCCGGTCATCAATATTGGAAAGAAACCTGTATAGATAAACAAAGTGCCGGACTAGTCAGCGTTATTTTTAAACCTGAATATGATCTTGAGTCAGTACGAAAATTTTGTGACCAGCTCAGACTCTTTAAGCTAGGCTTTAGCTGGGGTGGACCGGTCAGTTTAGTTATGCTGTATCAGCTCAAAGAGATGCGGACGCTTGAATATACCCACCTAAAAGAGGGTGTTTTAGTCCGTTTTTGTATTGGTCTTGAAGCTGTAGATGACCTGATAACTGATATTCAACAAGCTTTACAGATTTTAAGATAATTTTAATTAAGGAGAGCTTACTCTCCTCTTTTTTTATTCATGTCATAAAAATTATATTCTTAATGGGCTGATTAAATTTAATTAACAGTAGATTGTTCAATATAACTACAATTTTTCGCTTTTATTTATGATTATTTCATATTTAATTATAACCACTTATCTTAAACCATAAAAAAAATATGGTTTTTGTATGAGCAATCTATTGCATAACAATTTTTAAAAATGTATTTTAAATATATCTTTTTAGATACCTTGAGATTCTCAACATGAATTCACAACAAATCGAACTGGTCCAATCTACTGTTCCTGTACTGCGTGAAAATGGTGTGGCATTAACCAGCTATTTCTACAAACGCATGCTAAACAACCATCCAGAATTAAAAAATGTCTTCAATCTGGACCATCAAAGTACAGGACGCCAGCCACGCGCACTGGCTGCTGCGGTACTAGCTTATGCAGAGCACATTGAGAATCCTGCTGTTTTAGCTAAGGCCGTTGAACGCATCACTACCAAACATGTCAGCCTCGACATTCAACCTGATCAATATGCAATCGTGGGTGATAATTTATTGCATTCGATTAGTGAAGTACTGGATGTACCATTCGAATCGGAATTGATCGAAGCATGGAAACAGGCTTATTTACAATTGGCAGATATTTTAATTGGGGTGGAAAAACAGAAATACAGCAACTTGGCAGAGCATCAAGGTGGTTGGGCTGGCTGGCGTTCTTTCAAGATTACACAGGTTGAAGATGTAGAAGGTGGTAAACGCTTTACCATAGAGGCAGCAGATGGTCAGCCAATTTCTCCGGCTGATGCGGGCGCGTTTATTTCAGTCCGTGTCCATGTTCCTGGTCAGGAACTGTTACAACCACTCCAGTTCAGTTTTCAGGAAGCTCAAGAAAATAGTTATACATTTGTGGTCAAGCCTGAGCCAACCCCGACGGAATACTCTGTAGAAGACATTCTGC harbors:
- the rpsJ gene encoding 30S ribosomal protein S10 → MSNQRIRIRLKSFDHRLIDQSAQEIVETAKRTGAQVCGPIPMPTRIERFNVLTSPHVNKDARDQYEIRTYKRLIDIVQPTDKTVDALMKLDLAAGVDVQIALG
- a CDS encoding type 1 glutamine amidotransferase, with protein sequence MAGEGFGSCYDFLRQHQAQISATEFFALPFNLPVDLEALPDIDDVDLLIVMGGKMSVNDEALYPWLKVEKQWIRRYISAGKPAIGLCLGGQLIANALGAKVKPNHHQELGWTTVYRSRTVPKDCFALPAQFEVMQWHRETFEIPHGAIQLAENPACANQMYQVGKNVLGFQFHPEITPNTLRLFLDDDEELSIFNGDYIQSTIHLKKSVSEQFVVGNSILNEAIQYVLRS
- a CDS encoding PLP-dependent transferase; protein product: MSKIQNKQTCLVHAPRKAPQYIETVQPPLFRASTIIFKNTDALFNRHWTDAYDYSYGTHGTPTTFTLADNIAQIEGGQHSLLTPSGLSAINLVNSCFLSHGDEVWVPDNIYGPNMEHLRNLHQRYGIEVKIYNALEYESFQPTSKAKLLWLEAAGSVSLEFPDLKRLVRKARQSGILTALDNTWGAGLAFNAFDFSDEHLSVDLTVHALTKYPSGGADILMGSVVTHDRKLYQQLFRMHAIQGISISGDDAAQIQRSLAHMQLRYRQQSANTIVLLNWLKQQPEFVQVLHPADENSPGHQYWKETCIDKQSAGLVSVIFKPEYDLESVRKFCDQLRLFKLGFSWGGPVSLVMLYQLKEMRTLEYTHLKEGVLVRFCIGLEAVDDLITDIQQALQILR
- a CDS encoding globin domain-containing protein, translated to MNSQQIELVQSTVPVLRENGVALTSYFYKRMLNNHPELKNVFNLDHQSTGRQPRALAAAVLAYAEHIENPAVLAKAVERITTKHVSLDIQPDQYAIVGDNLLHSISEVLDVPFESELIEAWKQAYLQLADILIGVEKQKYSNLAEHQGGWAGWRSFKITQVEDVEGGKRFTIEAADGQPISPADAGAFISVRVHVPGQELLQPLQFSFQEAQENSYTFVVKPEPTPTEYSVEDILLNHYKAGDQVDVTAPVSF